A genomic stretch from Mesoplodon densirostris isolate mMesDen1 chromosome 3, mMesDen1 primary haplotype, whole genome shotgun sequence includes:
- the LOC132487011 gene encoding LOW QUALITY PROTEIN: olfactory receptor 11L1 (The sequence of the model RefSeq protein was modified relative to this genomic sequence to represent the inferred CDS: substituted 1 base at 1 genomic stop codon), producing MESQNVSIVTEFQLLGFQNVLEWWTLLFAIFLFIYFLTVTGNIVIITVVSQDQWLHSPMYTFLKHLSFLEIWYTSTIVPLLLANLLSQGQAISFPDCMAQLYFFVFFGATKCFLLAMMAYGWYLAICSPLHYSFLMSPEICTKLVAISXLTGISTGFLPSLMISKLDFCGPNQINHFFCDLPPLMQPSCSNVYITEMVIFTLSTAVLCVCFFLTLVSCVFIVPSIVRIPSASGRVKTFATCGSHLAVVTIYCGTTVSMYVCPSLHVSPEINKIISVFYTVVTPLLNPVIYSLRNKDFKAAVRKAVRRTCGIYGVRVKAGFFTG from the coding sequence ATGGAGTCCCAAAATGTGTCCATTGTTACTGAGTTTCAGCTGCTAGGATTCCAGAATGTTCTTGAGTGGTGGACATTGCTCTTTGCCATTTTCTTGTTCATCTACTTCCTCACAGTCACAGGGAATATTGTCATTATTACAGTGGTGAGTCAGGACCAGTGGCTGCACTCACCTATGTACACATTCCTCAAACACCTCTCCTTTCTGGAGATCTGGTATACATCCACAATTGTGCCTCTTCTCCTAGCCAACCTGCTCTCCCAGGGCCAAGCCATCTCCTTCCCTGACTGTATGGCACAGCTCTACTTCTTTGTGTTCTTTGGGGCTACCAAGTGCTTTCTTCTGGCCATGATGGCTTATGGCTGGTATCTGGCCATCTGTAGCCCACTGCACTACTCTTTCCTGATGAGTCCTGAGATCTGCACCAAGTTGGTGGCAATCTCCTAGTTGACAGGCATCAGCACAGGATTCCTGCCCTCCTTGATGATTTCCAAGTTGGATTTTTGTGGGCCCAACCAGATCAATCATTTCTTCTGTGACCTCCCTCCCCTCATGCAGCCCTCATGTTCCAATGTTTATATCACTGAGATGGTCATCTTTACCCTGTCAACTGCTGTGCTATGCGTTTGCTTTTTTCTTACACTTGTGTCCTGTGTTTTTATTGTGCCCTCCATAGTGAGAATTCCTTCAGCCTCTGGCCGAGTGAAGACCTTTGCTACATGTGGCTCCCATTTGGCTGTTGTCACTATCTACTGTGGAACCACAGTATCCATGTATGTTTGCCCCAGTCTCCACGTGTCACCAGAAATCAACAAGATTATTTCTGTCTTCTATACTGTGGTCACCCCACTGCTGAACCCTGTTATCTACAGCTTGAGAAACAAAGACTTCAAAGCCGCTGTTAGAAAAGCCGTGAGAAGGACTTGTGGCATCTATGGAGTAAGAGTGAAGGCAGGTTTCTTTACTGGATAA